A single genomic interval of Effusibacillus pohliae DSM 22757 harbors:
- a CDS encoding HNH endonuclease translates to MYGRRGKDAPGWIDGRNRIKGDVWRKIALTHKPPVCEECGRKTKGRKLHVHHKDKNRKNNDLSNLQVVCSYCHNNKIHKRERDHLGRFTGKEVV, encoded by the coding sequence ATGTACGGGAGGCGCGGTAAAGATGCACCTGGTTGGATCGACGGAAGAAATCGGATCAAAGGGGATGTGTGGCGGAAAATAGCATTGACACATAAACCACCAGTCTGCGAAGAGTGCGGCCGCAAAACAAAAGGCCGGAAACTTCATGTCCATCACAAGGATAAAAACCGTAAAAACAACGACCTGAGCAATCTTCAGGTCGTTTGTTCTTATTGTCACAACAACAAAATTCATAAACGTGAACGAGACCACCTCGGTCGGTTCACAGGAAAGGAAGTGGTGTAA